GCAGCGCACGCCTGAGACGCAGCCTTGTCCATGGCCTCCTCACGGACGCCGGCGTTGCAGAGGTTGGCGAGCGAGCGCATGTGCTTCATCCCGTACTGCGTCAGCGGCCCGCACCGCTGCTGGAACGTCCACACCACAGACTTGAGGCAGTCCCAGTCATCCACCACAGGCTGCCCCGCCGGCCGCACGGCGCCGAGGACCTTGGCACCTTCCTCTGAGCCGAAGAGGAGGCCGCCGATGAGCTCCACGCTGCTGTCCACGCGAGACCGCCGCGCCATCGTCTCCACCAGCCGCCTCCGCGCCTCGCCTTTCTCGGCCGACCCCTCCGCCGACCTCCGGTACTTGTGCCAGAAGTGGACGAGGTCGGCGTCCCGCTGGTTCACCCTGCCGCCCGGCAGCTGCCTGGAGGTCGAGGAGGAGCCCTGGAGGAAGGAGGCGTTGTCGTTGGCAGGATTGGTGCCGATGAAGAGGAAGAGGCTCTGGTCGTTGAGGCCCAGGTCGCCGTACTGCATGACGTGGGAGCCGAGGCTGTACGTGCCGTTGGCCGACGTCCGGTCCCTGACCCGCTCGTACTGCTGCTTGAGGGACTCGGCGTTGAGGTTGTGCGCGTCGCTGTCCTCCATCCAGGCGACGCTGTAGAGGTCGCCGAGGCAGGTGTCGTACTCGGGCGGCGGGGCGCCCTCGTCGTCGCCGGGGCAGTAGGTGCCCCAGCTGCTCTCCTCCGCGTTGGCCGCCGTGGTCGCGTACACGCTGATGTTGCCCGGGAGGAGGCCCTCGAAGATGCTCCCGGACTCGCAGGCCTCCAGGTAGAAGACCAGGCTCTTATACCCGGCCCCGCCGGCGTGCTTCTTCTCCAGCGTCCGCACCAGGTCGTTCGCGTACAGGTACTCCTCGTCGCCCGGCATCCCTGGTCGATCCACCCGCGTCACGCCATGTCACGACCCACGATGCAAGAAAAGAATATACGAGTAAAGAGATGGAATGATATTTTACCAAGGATCCCTGGGCCACCGTGATCGGCGTAATAGACGAAGATGTGGTCGTCCGGGCCGCTGCTGACgaccttgccgctgccgctgccggtgAGCTTGGACTTGTCGCCGAGCAGCGCGGCGAGGAAGTTGTTGGCGTTGACGTCTGCCCCCGTGTAGTCCTTGGGGACTCCGGCGTAGACGTCGCCGCCTTTGGGGTGGTTGATGATGACCCCAGGCCTGGGGTTGTCGCGGTTGCCGGCGATGTCGTCGTACATGAAGACGATGATGTTCTCGTCCTTCAGCCCGCCCTTCTTCATGATCTGGTACGCGTGGCATACGTCCGCCTGCACTTACGCGAATTCGTTGATTAATTAAGCAATATGACCGGAACATTCTCCATGAGAATAATTAAGGAGGAGTATTTAATAGGGGACTTGTTGCCTGCCTGGTGGCGGTAGTTGTAGTAGCCGTTGGAGCCGGCGATGAGGACGGCCCATCTCGTCCCGACGACGTCCTTCTCGGACGGCAGGCGGAGGAACTCGCCGGCGACGAGCAGGGCGAGCTGCGACgacaagaagaggaggaggagggatgaGCAGGGAAGGCGAGCCATGGTGAGCTGCTGCTCTCTGCTTCAATCAGCTCGCTCTGCGCGCCAAAAGTCAGGCCGGGTCGAGATGCAGAAGACGATCCTTCCCGTCTCGCTTTATATGATACGACGATGTTAACTCGCTTACATTAAGTAATTGATTATTATTATCATATCACTAATGTTTCCGGCCGGCTTGTGTTGGGTGGAGATCGATTCGATTGGATGCACAGCGGCAGTAGAAGAGGAATCTGCTCCATCGGCGATGTGATGGACGTGCCAGCGACCATGTGCATCgttttgtttgtttttgttttacgTGGCGTACCTGCGTACGTACAGACATTATTATTGTTGCCTGGCGTGTAATCTATCTTCATTCATTAACAGTGCCGTAACCGCCCCCGAACGAAAACAACATTTGTGCATGCTTAGACGCAACAAACAGCCGCACTTATAATTGGCCACTTGATTTTATTTTTTTAGCATTAGTACAGacataagcgctcatatacacgtgcatacactcatccctatgaatatACACACGCAtactctacccctatgagcacctccgagagactgagccggcatatcatcttcagatttacgaagtcaccgtaggtgcctcgtcgtcgacggaaacgtctcctcccactgaaagcgcatcgccgaaaatcctgaaataaatccaggaataatgcgagcaccagaatttgaaccctggtgggttggggataccactgtccacctaaccaactcaaccacaggttgattcgcaatTGGCCACTTGATTGATGGTAACTACTACAGCTATGAAATATGGTTAATGCAAGTACTGTAACCCGCTCATCGCAGTAGAGCTTTCATATGGTTTGCACATAGATTTTTGTGTGTTCGTGTAGTACTCATCGttcaaacaacaaacaacaatattGAACATAATAGTCTCTCAACACATCAAAAACAAACGGTAGAATACTAGCATCTCACTCACACATACAACCACACATGCACACACGAAGAGAAAAACCGTCGCATGGAAGAAAAACACTAAACAGAAGGACAAAAGGTGATTTGAAAAAAAATGCAGACAACTGACAAAATTTTGAACTAAAActatgacacttattttggaatagaggaaGTAGTAAATTCAAAAAGTTTCCCTTTGATATAAACTAAGCTCCACTCCTGCCTACAATTCCAAACAAAAATCCAAAGAGCGAACATTTTCGAGAGTACGCCTAGGAGTACCATAGCTTTAGAAGGCAGAATTTCAGTTACAAGAAAGCTATCACTCGATGCGAACAACGAGCGTAGCACGAACACCACAACCAACCAAACCAAAGGCAAACAACACCGCCGAGCAAGCTACAAGTCAAAAGAGCCTATCCTAAAGTGACACAAAGCACCGCGTCTCAACCGACACCGGACACGCCCGAAGACCAACAGCTTCCGCAGAGATTCTCTTGTCGACGCACCATCCATCCTTCGCGCCTGAGAGGAAATGGCAGATGAGTGGCACGACTCGGTCCGCACCGGGAAGACACCGCCTTGGACACCCGACGGCGGACGTGCATAGCGCCGCTGAGGATCAAAAAAGGACCGCGGCGAACACCGGAGGAGAGCAACGAGGAGTCAGTCTTGTCTCCAAACACCATGCTCCCAACAGAGAAACGACGTCAAGGACGCCGCCATCGTGCCGATCCATCGAATCGAGGCTTTCGGCCGGAGATATCCACCAACTCCAGGAGCGCGAAGAACAAGGCGAACACGCTCGGCGTCGCCTCCAAGAAGGGGGATGACATCCACAGATGCCATCGTCGCCGGCCCGGTAAAAGCCGTGCAAGATTTTCATCCGCGCGTCGCCCATCACCCCACCTCCAAGGAATTGATAGCACTGTCCAAGAAGCTTCACACCGCCGCCACCTATCCGGCCCAGTTTGGTTTATCCCGAGGAGATGCGAAATTGGTGACTTTATTTGGCC
Above is a window of Triticum dicoccoides isolate Atlit2015 ecotype Zavitan chromosome 5B, WEW_v2.0, whole genome shotgun sequence DNA encoding:
- the LOC119309783 gene encoding vacuolar-processing enzyme-like gives rise to the protein MARLPCSSLLLLFLSSQLALLVAGEFLRLPSEKDVVGTRWAVLIAGSNGYYNYRHQADVCHAYQIMKKGGLKDENIIVFMYDDIAGNRDNPRPGVIINHPKGGDVYAGVPKDYTGADVNANNFLAALLGDKSKLTGSGSGKVVSSGPDDHIFVYYADHGGPGILGMPGDEEYLYANDLVRTLEKKHAGGAGYKSLVFYLEACESGSIFEGLLPGNISVYATTAANAEESSWGTYCPGDDEGAPPPEYDTCLGDLYSVAWMEDSDAHNLNAESLKQQYERVRDRTSANGTYSLGSHVMQYGDLGLNDQSLFLFIGTNPANDNASFLQGSSSTSRQLPGGRVNQRDADLVHFWHKYRRSAEGSAEKGEARRRLVETMARRSRVDSSVELIGGLLFGSEEGAKVLGAVRPAGQPVVDDWDCLKSVVWTFQQRCGPLTQYGMKHMRSLANLCNAGVREEAMDKAASQACAANPSSLF